Proteins co-encoded in one Oncorhynchus tshawytscha isolate Ot180627B linkage group LG34, Otsh_v2.0, whole genome shotgun sequence genomic window:
- the LOC112232024 gene encoding F-box only protein 8, whose product MGQGLWRVARNQQLQQEYGEHWDAGPGLDGDLQDLGMEMGVNPGQAPPSPGVGNLGGGPLPPHPHPRRHPQHCQGADIYQLLRARRGKEQQGFIDLEMLPPELSITILSYLNATDLCLASCVWQDLGHDEYLWQGLCKSTWGHCSIYNRRLPYGFSYRRLYMMLDEGSLTFNANHQEGISYFMSKGILVDHPKELAKFIFCTRTLNWKMLRVYLDERRDVLDELVTLHNFSNQFLPNALRDFFRHIHAPEERGEYLETLITKFSHRFCACNPVLVRDVGLSPDAVYVLCYSLILLSIDLTSPHVKNKMSKREFIRNTRHAAQNISEDFVGHLYDNIYLIGHVAA is encoded by the exons ATGGGTCAGGGGCTGTGGAGGGTGGCCAGGAACCAGCAGCTGCAGCAGGAGTACGGAGAGCACTGGGATGCTGGACCTGGCCTTGACGGAGATCTCCAGGATTTGGGAATGGAGATGGGGGTTAACCCAGGCCAGGCTCCACCCTCCCCCGGGGTGGGCAACCTGGGTGGAGGTCCCCTGCCACCTCACCCCCACCCGCGGCGCCACCCCCAGCACTGCCAAGGGGCAGACATCTACCAGCTGCTGCGTGCCCGCAGGGGGAAGGAGCAGCAGGGTTTTATAGACCTGGAGATGCTTCCTCCAGAGCTCAGCATCACCATCCTGTCCTACCTGAACGCTACAGACCTCTGTCTGGCATCCTGCGTGTGGCAGGACCTGGGCCACGACGAGTACCTCTGGCAGGG TTTATGTAAGTCCACATGGGGTCACTGTTCCATCTACAATAGAAGGCTTCCCTATGGCTTCTCATATAGAAGACTCTACATGATGCTAGATGAAGGCAGTCTGACGTTCAACGCTAACCATCAGGAG GGTATCAGTTACTTCATGTCCAAAGGCATACTGGTGGACCACCCCAAGGAGCTGGCCAAGTTCATCTTCTGCACTCGCACGCTCAACTGGAAGATGCTGAGGGTATACCTAGATGAGAG GAGAGATGTTTTGGACGAGCTGGTCACGCTGCACAACTTCAGTAACCAGTTCCTGCCTAACGCACTGAGGGACTTCTTCAGGCACATCCACGCCCCAGAGGAGAGGGGCGAATATCTGGAGACACTCATCACCAAGTTCTCCCACCGCTTCTGCGCCTGCAACCCTGTCCTGGTCCGGGACGTGGGTCTCAGCCCAG atgCGGTGTATGTGCTCTGCTACTCACTCATCCTGCTGTCTATAGACTTGACCAGCCCGCACGTCAAGAACAAGATGTCCAAACGCGAGTTCATCCGCAACACGCGCCACGCTGCCCAGAACATCAGCGAGGACTTTGTCGGCCATCTTTACGACAACATCTATCTCATCGGCCACGTGGCGGCCTAA